ACAGCAGGACCGGCGAGAAAGGTTGACGATAGCGTCGTCGCGCAAAAAAATGCCCAGAGAAGGCCACCGAAGTCGTTGGCGATGGAGACGACTTTAAGGGCCTTCCCTGGGCTTATCGCGACAGGGCGCGGCAACACCGCGCAGGCCCGGTTGGCCGGTGGGCCGATCGACAATCGCGGCGGCTCAACTCAAGCCTACAGCCGGAAATGGAAGGTTTGCGAGACGAACAGCCAGAGGCGTTTGCCGAGCGGCATCCAGCCGGCTTCGACGCGGGCTTCGCCGCGCATGCCGATCTGATAGGTCTCGTACGGGTCGTCCAATTCGACAGTGGCAGAGTAGGTCGGACTCATCGTCCGTTCCTGCCCTTGCTCGTCGGTCTTGGTGGCCAATTCGCCGCCGGCCTTGTTGGACATTTGCTTCGAGGCATACTCCATCTTGTCGCTGGAGATATCGAGGATCGTACCTGAAAGCGTCTCGCCGGGCAGTTCTTCGAGCTTCAGGTAAACGGTGTCCCCGATATCCACGAAGTTGCGGTCGGCCTGATCGATGGCCAGGGCGGCCTCTTTCTTCTTGGGATCGCCGACGAAGCAGAACAGCGTCTTGGCTTCGAGGAACGCCCGCGAGTTTTTCGGTTCCATTGGCGAGCCGGACCAACCAGGCAACCGCCCGTCTTCGCCGGAACGATCCGGCTGCGAAGGGGGCGGCAGCACGATGCCGTTGGCCGGCGCGAGCACCGTGAGACGCCGACGGTCGTAGAGCTTTTTGGCGAGCAAATCGCGCGTGGCCTCGATGGATTTCTCGACTTCGGGAATCTGATCCGACGCCTCTTGCGCGACCTGGTTGTCGCCCATCCGTTGCATCTTCAAGCCGAGCAGTTGGGTCTCGAATTCGGCGAGCTGTCCTTCCAGTGCGGTGATCTCCAACTCCAGGTCGACGTTGCTCAATTGCGCCAACACCGTCGATTTCGGTTTCAACTGCGCCGCGAACTTCTGTTCTCCTTGATCGGCGGGATCGTGTTGCACGATCGCACCGGGTTTCACGTAGCTGGCTTCCAGCACCCCGGGGATGACGACATGCACGGGATGGGCGTCGCGCGGCTTGATTTCCATGGTGCAATACACGCGGTGCGGCACCGGCACGAAGAGGATGCCCGCCAAGATCGTGCCGAGCACGACCAATGTAGCGAGTAAGCGCAGCTTTTTCACTTTCTCGATCCTCCCCGGCACATAGAAAAACTTCGCGACGTTCCACACCGGCTGCACGAGCAAACCGTACAGCGAGGCCATGGCGATCATCTGCCCGATGATCTTCAACCCGTACGGCTCGAAAACCTTGTACAAGAAGAACAAAATCGAAAACACCACGAACCAGCGGTAGACGGCGGCGGCGACCGTGTACAGGGCGAACATCCATTGATTCCGCTCCGGCAGGAACGGATCGTCCGGCGGTTCGATGCCCAGGCACCAGTGGCCGAGCTTACGGGTCAGAATCGTCGTCGATTTCTGCCGCAGGTTCGGGATTTCCATCAAGTCGGAGAGGATGTAATAACCGTCGTAACGCAACAGCGGGTTGCCGTTGAACATCACGGTGCTCACCGAGCAGACGAACATCGTGCTCAGCGCCAGGTAGTTCAGCAAGCCAGGTTCGCTGAACCACCAGACGAACGTGCAGATGCTGGCGATGAAGATTTCGACGTACATCCCCGCCGCGCCGATCATGGCGCGATGATACTTGTTCGGCAGCATCCAGGAGTCGGAGACGTTGCAATATAAGCATGGCGTCAGCACGAGGAGCATCACGCCCATTTCGTGACATTCGCCGCCGAAGTATTTACAGGACAGCCCGTGGCCGAATTCGTGGAGAATCTTCGTCACCGCCAGGACGATCATCATCCACTTGGCGTTGGTGAGATTGAAAAACTGATGGAACGACGGCAGCTTTGCTTGAAAGACGTCGAATTGCACCGCCACCAACGTCGCCGCTGCGATCGCAACCGCGAACCAGACAAACACGCCGAACGGTGTGAATACCGGCCGGACGA
The sequence above is a segment of the Planctomycetia bacterium genome. Coding sequences within it:
- a CDS encoding hemolysin D — its product is MASLTDSLVSSSARRLAMRARPDLTARRHRYQGRSYWVVKEPVGLNYFRFQEEEYYILEQLDGHTSLDELKRRFEAQFPPQKITVEELQQFIGMLHKSGLIVANVPGQGRQLLKRRNERKNKERWAAVTNVLSLRFKGIDPDKILNWLLPIVRPVFTPFGVFVWFAVAIAAATLVAVQFDVFQAKLPSFHQFFNLTNAKWMMIVLAVTKILHEFGHGLSCKYFGGECHEMGVMLLVLTPCLYCNVSDSWMLPNKYHRAMIGAAGMYVEIFIASICTFVWWFSEPGLLNYLALSTMFVCSVSTVMFNGNPLLRYDGYYILSDLMEIPNLRQKSTTILTRKLGHWCLGIEPPDDPFLPERNQWMFALYTVAAAVYRWFVVFSILFFLYKVFEPYGLKIIGQMIAMASLYGLLVQPVWNVAKFFYVPGRIEKVKKLRLLATLVVLGTILAGILFVPVPHRVYCTMEIKPRDAHPVHVVIPGVLEASYVKPGAIVQHDPADQGEQKFAAQLKPKSTVLAQLSNVDLELEITALEGQLAEFETQLLGLKMQRMGDNQVAQEASDQIPEVEKSIEATRDLLAKKLYDRRRLTVLAPANGIVLPPPSQPDRSGEDGRLPGWSGSPMEPKNSRAFLEAKTLFCFVGDPKKKEAALAIDQADRNFVDIGDTVYLKLEELPGETLSGTILDISSDKMEYASKQMSNKAGGELATKTDEQGQERTMSPTYSATVELDDPYETYQIGMRGEARVEAGWMPLGKRLWLFVSQTFHFRL